A window of Acidobacteriota bacterium genomic DNA:
GCCCTTGCGCCGCCACCGCAGCCGCCCCGGCGGCCGCGACGAAAGCCGCCAAAAAGAGGGAAACACGCAGGAATCTGAAGATCAGAGTCTCATCCACCCCTGGTAGGCGAACCAAGCGGCCAGCACGAGCATGACGACACCGACGATCTTCTTCAGGGTGACCATCCACCCCCCAGGTCGGGGCAGGCTGGCCGCCAGCCCGGAGAAGATGGCCAGCACCAGGAAGAGTACTCCCAATCCCAGGCTGAAGGCCAGCATCGCCAGGCTGCCGAAGACGAAGCGTTGCTGGGTCGCCACCAGGGTCACCAGGGGGAAGACGATGGGAGCCGCGCAGGGAGCGGCGACGATGGCGGAGGTCGCCCCCATCAAGGCGGCGCCTGCCATCCCCTGGCGCGGACCCAAGCCCACACGGTCGAGCAGAAACGAGGGCACGCGGATCTCGAACAGCCCCATCATGCCCAGTCCGAAGACCGCCAGGACCAGAGCCACCAGGCCGTAACCCCAGAAGGTCTGGGTCAACGATCCGAAGGGTTTGCCCAGCAGGATCGCCGCCATGCCCAAGCCGGTGTACACCGCCGCCATGCCCGCAATGTAGAACAGCGCCCGCGCAGTCACGCGCCAGCGCCGTCCCTCGGGGGAGGCTCCGGCGGCAACGGCTTGAGACTCGGCCCCTCCCATGTAGGTCACCACGATGGGGATCATCGGATAGACACACGGGGTCAGGGAAGCCAGCACGCCGGCGGCGAAGAACAGGCCGATGGCCAAGGGGTCGGAAGCCCCCTTGACCGAGTCGGCCAGCTGCGCGGCCAAGGCCCCGACCCGGTCTTCGAGACCCGAGCCGGCCAGGGCCAGAAGCATAGGATTCATCACGGCGTGCCCTTATGGATGGGGGTTACGGAACACCAGGAGGCCATTCAACCCATGAGGATCTCATCGATGAACTTGGAAAGATCGCTCTTCGTGCGGTTGCCCAGGAGGTGGCCCACCACTTCGCCCCCTTTGAAGAAGAGCAGGGTGGGCACCGTATGAACACCGAAA
This region includes:
- a CDS encoding cytochrome c biogenesis protein CcdA; its protein translation is MNPMLLALAGSGLEDRVGALAAQLADSVKGASDPLAIGLFFAAGVLASLTPCVYPMIPIVVTYMGGAESQAVAAGASPEGRRWRVTARALFYIAGMAAVYTGLGMAAILLGKPFGSLTQTFWGYGLVALVLAVFGLGMMGLFEIRVPSFLLDRVGLGPRQGMAGAALMGATSAIVAAPCAAPIVFPLVTLVATQQRFVFGSLAMLAFSLGLGVLFLVLAIFSGLAASLPRPGGWMVTLKKIVGVVMLVLAAWFAYQGWMRL